From the Teredinibacter turnerae T7901 genome, one window contains:
- the tmpT gene encoding thiopurine S-methyltransferase yields the protein MKASFWHEKWKKREIGFHESVVNPALTDHWHALSAAGGSVFVPLCGKSLDLGWLLSQGVSVIGVELSEIAVQELFVSLDIEPSVSDVENFKLYSAENIAIWVGDIFNLNKAWLGVITAIYDRAALVALPESMRLEYAGKLIELSNCATQLLVTFEYDQSLHQGPPFSVPESAVQKCYGTRYQLQCLERKAVAGGLKGRIAATESVWKLSRNINS from the coding sequence ATGAAAGCGAGTTTTTGGCATGAGAAATGGAAAAAACGTGAAATCGGTTTTCACGAATCAGTGGTTAATCCGGCGCTCACCGATCATTGGCATGCACTCTCGGCCGCGGGTGGTAGCGTATTTGTACCTCTTTGCGGCAAATCGTTGGATTTGGGGTGGCTGCTATCACAGGGTGTGAGTGTGATTGGTGTCGAGCTGAGTGAGATCGCAGTACAGGAGCTTTTTGTTTCGCTCGATATTGAACCGTCAGTGAGCGATGTGGAAAATTTTAAGCTTTACAGTGCGGAAAATATTGCGATTTGGGTGGGCGATATTTTTAACTTAAATAAAGCGTGGCTGGGAGTAATTACCGCAATTTATGATCGTGCAGCGCTAGTGGCACTGCCAGAGTCTATGCGCCTCGAGTATGCAGGCAAGCTGATCGAACTAAGTAATTGTGCCACGCAGTTACTTGTCACCTTTGAATATGATCAAAGCCTTCATCAAGGGCCACCGTTTTCCGTTCCTGAATCAGCGGTACAGAAATGTTATGGCACTCGCTATCAATTGCAATGTTTGGAGCGCAAAGCTGTTGCAGGTGGTTTAAAAGGGCGTATTGCGGCAACGGAATCAGTCTGGAAGCTCAGCCGGAACATCAATTCGTGA
- the xdhB gene encoding xanthine dehydrogenase molybdopterin binding subunit yields MRKLPKSWPADQATTSKAAIAHESAQKQVTGEAVYVDDIPEWPNQLHVATGQSTIAHGNIRRIDLSAVRSAPGVVDVIVQQDIPGDPDISPVFTGDLLLAGEQVNYIGQPIFAVAATSFRAAQQAVALAEIELEPLQPRLTAEDALAHEDFVLATHSIAMGDVEAALANAPNRLQKSMSIRGQEHFYLEGQISLAVPQEDGGMHVFSSSQHPSEVQKLVAHVLGVPLNLVTAEVRRMGGGFGGKESQSAALACMAAVFAARNQRPVKYRMPRKDDMVQTGKRHDFWNQYDVGFSEDGRILGARMILAGKCGCTADLSDGIVDRAMFHADNAYSLNAAEITGYRCRTNTVSNTAFRGFGGPKSMVTTEATIETIAHRLGLDALDVRKRNLYCAEQDETPYGQKVEQHVLPELIEQLESQSDYRARRQAVKQFNNACRWQKKGLALTPVKFGISFTSKHLNQAGALVHIFLDGSVMVNHGGTEMGQGLFTKVAQIVARGLGISVSRIRPSATRTDKVPNTAPTAASAGTDMNGMAALDAVNKIKSALFEFAGEHYRVPVADISLKDDCLWLKDRTIPFEELVKIAYMNRIPLWSSGFYKTPKIGYDRSTGKGRPFYYFSNGAAVSEVVVDMLTGEYKVIRVDILHDVGHSLNPAIDIGQIEGGFIQGMGWLTTEELLWDEHGRIISNSPANYKIPTAHDVPEIFNVALFDRPNTEETAYHSKAVGEPPLMLAISVWCALLDACASVSEYAFTPDLNAPATPEQVLNAIQAAQAYNAEQSANTEESC; encoded by the coding sequence ATGCGTAAACTTCCTAAAAGCTGGCCAGCCGACCAGGCCACAACAAGTAAAGCTGCCATCGCCCACGAATCCGCTCAAAAGCAAGTGACCGGGGAAGCGGTTTACGTCGATGACATACCTGAATGGCCGAACCAGCTGCATGTGGCAACCGGGCAGTCGACCATTGCCCATGGCAATATTCGCCGCATAGACCTAAGTGCCGTGCGCAGCGCGCCAGGGGTTGTGGATGTAATTGTGCAACAGGATATCCCCGGCGACCCCGATATTTCTCCGGTGTTCACCGGAGATCTGCTGTTAGCTGGTGAACAGGTTAATTATATAGGCCAGCCAATATTTGCTGTTGCGGCAACCAGCTTTCGCGCAGCGCAACAGGCCGTAGCGCTGGCGGAGATTGAGCTCGAACCACTCCAACCGAGGCTTACTGCCGAGGATGCACTGGCCCACGAAGATTTTGTGTTGGCCACGCATAGTATTGCGATGGGAGACGTCGAGGCCGCGCTGGCAAATGCTCCGAACCGCCTGCAAAAATCCATGTCGATTCGCGGTCAGGAACATTTTTATCTGGAGGGACAAATATCTCTGGCGGTGCCGCAGGAAGACGGCGGTATGCACGTTTTTTCGTCGTCGCAACATCCGTCCGAAGTGCAAAAGCTGGTCGCACACGTATTGGGTGTACCACTGAATTTGGTTACCGCCGAGGTCAGGCGCATGGGGGGCGGCTTCGGCGGTAAAGAATCACAATCTGCTGCCTTAGCATGCATGGCAGCGGTGTTTGCCGCACGCAACCAGCGCCCGGTGAAATACCGTATGCCCCGCAAAGACGACATGGTACAAACGGGAAAGCGCCACGATTTTTGGAACCAGTATGATGTGGGCTTCAGCGAAGATGGTCGTATTCTCGGCGCTCGCATGATTCTCGCAGGCAAGTGCGGATGCACCGCCGACTTGTCCGATGGCATTGTTGATCGCGCCATGTTTCATGCGGACAACGCCTACAGCCTCAACGCTGCGGAAATTACCGGATATCGTTGTCGCACCAACACCGTCTCCAACACGGCGTTTCGCGGGTTCGGCGGCCCAAAATCCATGGTCACCACTGAAGCGACTATAGAAACCATCGCCCATCGCCTGGGTTTGGACGCCCTGGATGTACGCAAACGCAACCTCTACTGCGCGGAACAGGACGAAACCCCCTACGGGCAAAAAGTCGAGCAACATGTGTTACCAGAACTGATCGAGCAGTTGGAATCCCAATCGGATTACCGCGCTCGCCGGCAAGCTGTTAAGCAATTCAATAATGCCTGTCGCTGGCAAAAGAAGGGCCTGGCCCTAACCCCGGTTAAATTCGGTATTTCGTTTACGTCGAAGCATCTAAATCAGGCTGGTGCGCTGGTTCATATTTTTCTGGACGGCAGCGTAATGGTGAACCATGGCGGCACTGAAATGGGCCAAGGACTATTTACCAAAGTGGCCCAAATTGTCGCACGAGGCCTGGGCATCTCTGTCAGCCGAATTCGCCCCAGTGCGACGCGCACGGACAAAGTTCCCAACACCGCGCCGACGGCAGCATCGGCAGGTACCGATATGAACGGCATGGCGGCCCTGGACGCGGTGAACAAAATTAAAAGCGCGCTGTTTGAATTTGCCGGTGAGCATTACCGCGTCCCCGTTGCCGACATATCGCTAAAAGACGATTGCCTTTGGTTAAAAGACCGCACAATCCCCTTTGAGGAACTGGTCAAAATAGCCTATATGAACCGCATCCCCCTGTGGTCGAGCGGATTTTATAAGACCCCCAAAATTGGTTACGACCGCAGCACAGGTAAAGGCCGCCCGTTCTATTATTTCTCCAACGGGGCCGCCGTATCAGAAGTTGTTGTTGATATGCTTACTGGCGAATACAAAGTTATTCGCGTCGACATACTGCACGACGTTGGTCACTCGTTAAACCCGGCGATTGATATCGGCCAGATCGAGGGTGGCTTTATTCAGGGAATGGGCTGGCTGACTACCGAGGAACTGCTGTGGGACGAGCATGGCCGTATTATTTCCAACAGTCCGGCGAATTACAAAATCCCGACTGCGCACGATGTACCGGAAATTTTCAATGTTGCCCTCTTCGACCGTCCCAATACCGAAGAGACGGCATACCACTCGAAAGCTGTTGGCGAACCCCCTCTTATGCTGGCGATCTCGGTTTGGTGCGCGCTACTCGACGCCTGTGCAAGCGTGAGCGAGTACGCGTTTACACCAGATCTGAACGCACCGGCGACACCAGAACAGGTACTAAACGCAATTCAAGCAGCGCAGGCCTATAACGCTGAGCAATCGGCGAATACCGAGGAAAGCTGCTAA
- a CDS encoding sulfite exporter TauE/SafE family protein, which translates to MSGEWLLSYALLGASVGYLAGLLGVAGGGLIVPVLSSLFNAQGIAPGAEVHLALATAFPCMLVTSAVSTFNHHRQGAVRWRVVKWLLIGLFPATYLVAHSVVNWNPVYISIFFALFMLLAALQTFVGWQPTSAQPEIGKKTLVVAGAAIGGVSAVAAVGGGFLAILFLTYRKIPLKMAIGSSAAMGLCIAISGTWGYATASEQRFTDVSGVLGYVYLPAFVMVSVFSILLTTVGVRHAHKLPNKILKKIFSVVCVCLSIKMLATALSGGV; encoded by the coding sequence GTGAGCGGGGAGTGGCTGCTCAGCTACGCCCTGTTAGGCGCTTCGGTAGGTTATCTGGCGGGGTTGCTGGGTGTTGCGGGTGGCGGTCTGATTGTGCCGGTATTAAGTAGCCTGTTTAACGCACAAGGTATCGCTCCGGGTGCAGAGGTGCACCTGGCGCTCGCAACTGCTTTTCCGTGTATGTTGGTAACGTCTGCAGTGAGCACCTTTAATCACCACCGCCAGGGCGCTGTGCGTTGGAGAGTTGTAAAATGGCTACTGATTGGCTTATTTCCTGCGACTTACCTTGTTGCTCACTCGGTAGTGAATTGGAACCCGGTCTACATCAGTATTTTCTTTGCGCTATTTATGCTGTTGGCTGCATTACAGACATTTGTAGGTTGGCAGCCTACATCAGCACAGCCAGAGATTGGTAAAAAAACGTTAGTGGTTGCCGGGGCCGCTATTGGAGGGGTTTCTGCTGTGGCGGCGGTGGGGGGCGGGTTTCTCGCAATTTTATTTTTAACCTACCGCAAAATCCCTCTAAAAATGGCGATAGGATCTTCTGCAGCGATGGGTTTGTGTATTGCCATTTCTGGTACCTGGGGCTACGCCACCGCGAGCGAGCAACGCTTTACTGACGTTAGCGGGGTTCTGGGTTATGTATACTTGCCTGCATTCGTTATGGTCTCGGTTTTTAGTATCCTCCTGACGACCGTGGGCGTGCGACATGCTCATAAATTGCCAAATAAAATCCTTAAAAAAATATTTTCCGTTGTATGCGTTTGTCTGAGTATTAAAATGCTCGCGACTGCACTAAGCGGCGGTGTGTGA
- the xdhC gene encoding xanthine dehydrogenase accessory protein XdhC, whose translation MTTHLQWHQAIPLCERANQPWAIATVLGVRGSTPRDAGTKMVITATETYDTVGGGKLEWLIINKARELFGTGKPEQHTEQLVLGQNTQQCCGGAVTLLLETFIPAKNTLHIFGAGHVAHALLKIVGELDLRVHWIDNRPEQFPSVLPINTQSHVYPNPVQHIEIMQPQAMALVLTHDHSLDYQLCTALLDRGDCRYIGLIGSRTKSLRFKKRLQSDAFSTDAINALNCPVGLDSVPGKQPMEVAVSIAGQIIQQLYCLPEPATKKNNRVSWQQLVDELAE comes from the coding sequence ATGACGACGCACTTGCAATGGCACCAGGCAATTCCCCTGTGTGAACGCGCGAACCAACCCTGGGCAATCGCCACGGTGCTGGGAGTACGCGGGTCCACCCCGCGTGACGCGGGTACTAAAATGGTTATTACCGCCACAGAAACCTATGATACGGTCGGCGGCGGCAAACTCGAATGGCTCATCATTAACAAAGCTCGCGAACTGTTCGGCACCGGTAAACCTGAGCAACACACAGAACAACTCGTCCTCGGCCAAAACACGCAACAATGCTGCGGTGGCGCGGTTACGCTTTTGCTGGAAACCTTTATCCCGGCAAAAAATACGCTCCATATTTTTGGAGCCGGTCATGTAGCACATGCGCTTCTAAAAATAGTGGGCGAACTGGACCTTCGAGTTCATTGGATCGACAATCGACCAGAACAGTTTCCTTCTGTGTTACCAATAAATACGCAAAGTCATGTGTATCCGAACCCAGTGCAACATATCGAGATAATGCAACCCCAGGCCATGGCCCTGGTACTCACCCATGATCACAGCCTGGATTATCAGCTTTGCACAGCACTCCTGGACAGAGGAGACTGCCGCTATATCGGCTTAATTGGTTCGCGCACTAAATCCCTTCGCTTTAAAAAGCGACTCCAAAGTGATGCATTTAGCACAGATGCCATAAATGCGCTCAACTGCCCGGTAGGGCTTGATTCTGTGCCGGGTAAGCAGCCGATGGAAGTTGCGGTGTCTATTGCTGGCCAAATTATTCAGCAGCTGTACTGTTTGCCGGAGCCGGCAACGAAAAAGAACAACCGCGTAAGCTGGCAACAATTGGTCGACGAACTTGCGGAGTAA
- the uraD gene encoding 2-oxo-4-hydroxy-4-carboxy-5-ureidoimidazoline decarboxylase, translating to MTLDELNALPENAARDLFLLQCHARFWAHHMAAARPFSSQRDVLDTAESLWRQAEESDVLEAFAGHAEIGDLHALRNKFAAAEQGQVSVASDETLRQLQLKNREYKAKFGFIFIVCATGKPADEMLALLKARLPNARETELRKGAAEQAKITQIRLKKLLDIV from the coding sequence ATGACGCTGGATGAACTAAACGCATTGCCGGAAAATGCTGCACGCGACCTTTTTCTTCTGCAATGCCACGCACGTTTTTGGGCGCACCATATGGCGGCAGCGCGGCCATTTTCGTCGCAGCGGGATGTGCTGGACACCGCGGAAAGCCTGTGGCGTCAGGCAGAGGAGTCTGACGTGCTGGAAGCGTTTGCGGGTCATGCGGAAATTGGTGATCTTCACGCGCTGCGCAACAAATTCGCAGCTGCTGAACAGGGCCAGGTAAGCGTTGCCAGTGACGAAACACTACGCCAGCTACAATTAAAAAATCGTGAATATAAGGCAAAGTTCGGGTTTATATTTATTGTCTGTGCAACCGGCAAGCCCGCAGATGAAATGCTTGCTCTGCTAAAGGCGCGCCTGCCGAATGCGCGAGAGACCGAACTTCGTAAAGGTGCCGCAGAGCAGGCAAAAATCACTCAAATTCGCTTAAAAAAACTTTTGGATATCGTATGA
- the guaD gene encoding guanine deaminase, which yields MASLILRTRVARFKSDAGANPNTCFDYLDDAVVEVANGKITQVESAQILAEQGYDLSRCEHLPNRLLMAGFIDAHVHAPQLDVMGAYGEQLLDWLDKYTFPAELKFAEPDYSAQQTARFLAQLHAHGTTTAMVYTTSFAHSTEHLFQQAAECNMRLLAGKVWMDRNAPTALLDTAESAFNDSRNLIDKWHGFQRLGYVLTPRFAGTSTPQQLRSAKELVAAYPDVWIQTHLSENQAEVEWTKTLFPEAKDYLHTYEQFNLVTEKTLFAHCIHLTPSETDRIAASGAGIAFCPSSNLFLGSGLMNYSSIKAHQIPVALCSDIGAGTSLSPFVTMGDAYKVCQLQNYPLTALEAFYLASLGAARTLHLGDKIGSVDAGFEADFILINSEGHPYIHQRIASCKSIEEELFVYMTCGDDRLIERTYIAGQPIYTQQ from the coding sequence ATGGCCTCGCTAATATTACGTACCCGGGTTGCGCGCTTTAAATCTGACGCTGGTGCAAATCCCAACACTTGCTTCGACTATCTTGATGATGCGGTGGTTGAGGTTGCAAACGGCAAGATTACGCAAGTTGAAAGTGCCCAAATTCTCGCAGAGCAAGGTTACGATTTAAGCCGGTGTGAGCACCTGCCAAACCGCTTGCTCATGGCAGGATTTATTGATGCGCATGTTCACGCGCCGCAATTGGATGTGATGGGAGCCTACGGCGAGCAGCTACTCGACTGGCTCGACAAGTACACATTTCCGGCGGAACTCAAATTCGCAGAGCCAGACTATTCCGCACAGCAAACTGCGCGTTTTCTCGCCCAACTGCATGCCCACGGCACTACCACAGCAATGGTCTACACTACCAGCTTTGCGCATTCCACAGAGCATTTGTTCCAGCAGGCAGCCGAGTGCAATATGCGGTTATTAGCGGGTAAAGTGTGGATGGACCGCAACGCTCCAACAGCGCTACTGGATACTGCGGAATCGGCGTTTAACGATAGCCGTAACCTCATCGATAAATGGCACGGTTTCCAAAGGTTGGGTTATGTACTCACACCGCGCTTTGCAGGTACATCGACACCACAACAATTGCGCTCTGCAAAGGAATTAGTAGCAGCCTATCCTGACGTGTGGATTCAAACCCACCTGAGTGAAAACCAGGCGGAAGTCGAATGGACCAAAACATTATTCCCAGAAGCAAAAGATTATTTACACACCTACGAGCAATTTAATCTGGTAACGGAAAAAACACTTTTCGCGCATTGCATTCACCTGACACCCAGTGAAACGGATCGAATCGCAGCCTCCGGTGCCGGCATCGCTTTTTGCCCATCATCAAACCTGTTTCTGGGTAGCGGTTTAATGAATTATTCGAGCATCAAAGCGCACCAGATTCCGGTTGCCCTGTGCTCAGATATTGGTGCAGGTACAAGCCTTTCCCCTTTCGTCACCATGGGCGATGCTTACAAAGTATGCCAGCTGCAGAATTACCCACTCACCGCACTCGAAGCATTTTACCTTGCCAGCTTGGGGGCAGCGAGAACACTCCATCTTGGCGACAAAATTGGTAGTGTTGATGCGGGTTTTGAGGCGGATTTTATTTTGATTAATAGTGAAGGCCACCCCTATATTCATCAACGTATCGCCAGTTGTAAAAGCATAGAAGAAGAACTTTTTGTCTATATGACCTGTGGCGACGATCGTCTTATCGAGCGTACGTATATTGCAGGCCAGCCCATTTACACCCAGCAATAA
- a CDS encoding helix-turn-helix domain-containing protein, producing the protein MDIGEVAKATGLPPSTLRYYEERGLIQPCGRNGLRRVYQRSVLDKLALITLGRRAGFSLDEIAEMQTNSEGGIDRERLLQKAAEIDASIKELCAIRDGLRHAAACKAPSHSECNTFQRLLKLATKQQQKTRGRS; encoded by the coding sequence ATGGACATTGGTGAAGTCGCAAAAGCTACCGGCTTGCCGCCCTCCACACTGCGCTATTACGAGGAAAGAGGTTTGATCCAACCCTGTGGCCGCAATGGTCTGCGCCGCGTTTACCAACGGTCGGTGTTAGACAAATTGGCGCTAATCACCCTTGGGCGGCGCGCAGGATTTTCGCTCGATGAAATCGCAGAAATGCAAACCAACTCAGAAGGCGGCATAGATCGGGAACGCCTTCTACAGAAAGCTGCGGAAATCGACGCTTCCATTAAAGAGCTCTGCGCTATTCGCGATGGATTAAGGCATGCCGCGGCCTGTAAGGCACCAAGTCACAGCGAATGCAATACGTTTCAACGGCTACTCAAGTTAGCAACCAAGCAGCAACAAAAAACGCGAGGACGAAGTTAA
- a CDS encoding urate hydroxylase PuuD translates to MDALLLDWLSLLLRWLHVITAIAWIGASFYFVWLDNSLETPPEWKKEKGVSGDLWAFHGGGIYEVAKYSLAPPTMPTTLHWFKWEAYSTWLTGTLLLIAVYYFRAEYYLVGPNNLVASPALAISASVLYLVSGLAVYELLVRWIAPKNTRLFIALLYSYVVFSCWLAPQLFSDRAAFIHVGALLATIMAANVFLGIMPAQRGFMRAVDAGKTPDKAPMLAAKTRSIHNNYFTLPVIFCMISNHYAFLYGHPYNWLILIALLTITAYARHFFNLRHRGIIKPSILILAIVATLAVAAAMQIGKNQKLKQSGGENGQPSETIVLPSVADQVETDQIQAKREQAESTKAREPVTNEQITELTNQHCSGCHAIHPSNPAFAAAPAGILLETTDQLLTSKQKIIPAVQSGYMPLGNMTGMTQKERETLLEWLAQTQ, encoded by the coding sequence GTGGACGCACTTTTACTAGACTGGCTCAGCTTGCTGTTGCGCTGGCTGCATGTGATAACGGCCATCGCCTGGATCGGTGCATCTTTTTATTTTGTCTGGCTGGACAACAGCCTGGAAACGCCGCCGGAATGGAAGAAAGAAAAAGGCGTTTCCGGAGATCTCTGGGCATTCCATGGTGGAGGAATTTACGAAGTCGCAAAGTATTCTCTGGCGCCGCCGACGATGCCAACAACATTGCACTGGTTTAAATGGGAAGCATATTCCACTTGGCTGACGGGAACCCTACTGCTGATTGCGGTTTACTATTTCAGAGCAGAGTACTATCTGGTTGGGCCAAACAATCTAGTCGCCAGCCCTGCCCTGGCGATCTCAGCTAGTGTGCTTTACCTTGTATCAGGGTTAGCTGTTTACGAATTACTGGTACGTTGGATTGCCCCGAAAAATACCCGGCTCTTCATCGCGCTGCTCTACAGCTATGTGGTATTCAGTTGTTGGCTTGCACCACAATTATTTTCGGATAGAGCTGCATTTATTCATGTCGGAGCTCTGCTGGCAACGATCATGGCGGCCAACGTGTTCTTGGGCATCATGCCCGCACAGCGTGGATTTATGCGCGCGGTGGACGCAGGTAAAACACCCGATAAAGCGCCCATGCTCGCAGCTAAAACCCGCTCGATTCACAACAATTATTTCACTCTGCCGGTCATTTTTTGCATGATCAGCAATCACTACGCGTTTCTCTATGGGCACCCCTACAACTGGTTGATCCTGATCGCACTTCTTACGATTACTGCTTATGCGCGGCATTTCTTCAATTTACGCCATCGGGGTATCATCAAGCCAAGCATTTTAATTCTCGCTATAGTCGCCACCTTGGCCGTCGCTGCGGCAATGCAAATTGGAAAAAACCAGAAACTAAAACAGTCCGGCGGAGAAAATGGCCAGCCTTCAGAGACAATCGTTTTACCAAGCGTCGCTGATCAAGTCGAGACAGATCAAATTCAAGCAAAACGCGAACAGGCCGAATCGACCAAAGCGCGAGAACCTGTTACCAACGAGCAAATAACAGAACTTACAAACCAACACTGCAGTGGCTGCCACGCCATACATCCGTCCAACCCTGCGTTCGCTGCAGCACCTGCGGGAATACTTCTGGAAACGACGGATCAACTGTTGACGAGCAAACAGAAAATTATACCTGCAGTCCAGTCCGGCTATATGCCTCTAGGAAATATGACTGGCATGACCCAAAAGGAGCGAGAGACACTGTTAGAGTGGCTGGCTCAAACTCAGTAG
- the uraH gene encoding hydroxyisourate hydrolase, with translation MTSPQRAPITTHILNLDTGTPAEGVGVMLINPAGETTTQGETDKDGRIMLWPDAFALSDGIWQLKFNTKAWFDRENKSSFFSEVTLAFNVDASQPHYHVPLLLNAFGYSTYRGS, from the coding sequence ATGACCTCGCCTCAAAGAGCGCCGATTACTACACACATTCTCAACCTGGACACAGGTACACCTGCAGAGGGTGTCGGCGTTATGCTTATCAATCCCGCAGGAGAAACGACGACACAGGGCGAAACCGACAAGGATGGCAGAATCATGCTGTGGCCGGACGCATTTGCACTGAGTGACGGGATCTGGCAACTCAAATTCAATACCAAAGCCTGGTTCGATCGCGAAAACAAATCGAGTTTCTTTAGTGAGGTGACATTGGCATTTAATGTCGACGCATCCCAGCCCCACTATCACGTCCCATTGCTGCTGAACGCATTTGGCTATAGCACCTACCGAGGTTCTTGA
- the xdhA gene encoding xanthine dehydrogenase small subunit — translation MKFVLNQELVTVELEDASTTVLSYLRTQKRSVGTKEGCASGDCGACTCLVGELEKDTVNYHTINSCITPLGAIAGKHLVTVEHLAQEQIHPVQAAMVKYHGSQCGFCTPGFVMSLTAFHNALFTNADITHQQPTREDVSSAVAGNLCRCTGYRPILDAGMAACQSPAPQLHNSEVRHWLENLDALDDTPYYAPQTLAEWSELKSAFPAARAIAGGTDLMLEVTQHYRDIPQLIDVTQIRELRVFDLTDKKLVLGAGLSYTQLAERCSSVFPALTAFMPRLASPQIRNRGTLGGNIANASPIADTPPILLAMDATIELNNAAYQRRTLPLDEFYLGYKQTQLAKNELLVSVRIPVAALTHFHRFYKVSKRYEDDISAVMGAFRFHIENGVFKEARIAYGGVAATPLRVKSAEAALIDQTMDNENALANALQNLADTLEPLSDVRASAGYRLTIAMNLLRKAWLEANGEHLPDLHTTAYSGEVGYA, via the coding sequence GTGAAGTTTGTGTTGAACCAAGAGTTGGTTACTGTCGAATTAGAAGATGCTTCGACCACTGTTTTAAGCTACCTGCGCACACAAAAGCGCAGTGTCGGCACCAAAGAAGGCTGCGCATCGGGTGACTGTGGTGCCTGCACCTGCCTTGTTGGCGAATTGGAAAAAGACACGGTGAACTACCACACCATCAACAGTTGTATTACCCCGCTGGGCGCAATCGCTGGCAAACATCTGGTCACAGTCGAGCATCTAGCGCAAGAGCAGATTCATCCAGTACAGGCCGCGATGGTTAAATACCATGGTTCACAGTGCGGCTTTTGTACGCCCGGTTTTGTCATGTCGCTTACCGCGTTTCACAATGCGTTGTTCACCAATGCCGACATCACTCACCAGCAGCCGACACGAGAGGACGTCAGTAGCGCAGTTGCAGGTAATCTCTGCCGCTGCACTGGCTACCGCCCTATTTTGGATGCCGGCATGGCCGCTTGCCAATCACCGGCGCCTCAACTGCACAACAGCGAAGTCCGACACTGGCTAGAAAACCTCGATGCCCTGGACGATACACCCTACTACGCGCCACAGACGCTTGCTGAGTGGAGCGAGTTAAAAAGCGCCTTTCCTGCAGCGCGAGCCATCGCTGGCGGAACGGATCTTATGCTTGAAGTGACACAGCACTACCGCGATATTCCACAACTTATCGACGTTACCCAGATACGCGAACTGCGGGTTTTTGACCTCACCGATAAAAAACTCGTACTTGGCGCAGGGTTGAGCTATACCCAGTTGGCCGAACGTTGTTCGTCTGTATTCCCGGCACTCACGGCATTTATGCCACGGCTGGCTTCTCCGCAAATTCGCAATCGCGGAACCCTGGGCGGCAATATTGCCAACGCCTCCCCAATCGCTGACACACCGCCCATATTACTTGCGATGGATGCGACTATTGAACTCAATAATGCCGCCTATCAACGCAGGACCTTGCCGCTGGACGAATTCTATCTTGGCTATAAACAAACACAGCTAGCTAAGAATGAACTACTGGTAAGTGTCAGAATACCGGTCGCCGCACTCACCCACTTTCATCGCTTTTATAAAGTCAGTAAACGCTATGAAGACGATATTTCTGCGGTGATGGGAGCGTTTCGATTTCACATCGAAAATGGTGTATTCAAAGAAGCGCGTATTGCGTACGGCGGCGTGGCGGCTACGCCTCTGCGGGTAAAATCCGCAGAAGCTGCGTTGATTGATCAGACAATGGATAACGAAAACGCGCTGGCGAACGCGCTCCAGAACCTCGCCGACACATTGGAACCCCTTTCTGACGTGCGTGCATCAGCGGGCTACCGGCTTACCATCGCGATGAATTTATTGCGCAAAGCCTGGCTCGAGGCCAACGGTGAACACCTCCCAGACCTCCACACCACCGCGTATTCAGGGGAAGTTGGCTATGCGTAA